A segment of the Candidatus Nitrososphaera gargensis Ga9.2 genome:
CCTTTTGGATCGATGGCAAAGGTCGGAATCCCCTGCAACGCGGCCTCTTCCACAATGACCTTGGAAAGTACTGTCTTGCCAGAGCCGGTGGCTCCAAGGATTATCGCATGTTTTGTAAGCGACGCACGGTCAAGCTCAAATTTTGTGCCATCTATTGCCTGTCCTATATTGAATTTGGCAGGGCTGTCCAAGTATGGAGTGCAGTATAGAGTGACATCTTAAAAAGTGCTGTGGAATATGCATGATGTAATAATCATTGCCAAGATCTACGTAAGTGCAGTTCCGATCAGTTTTGGGTGGGAATTTTTGCAGTGTTGAATGTATTCCTCGATAGACCGGCATTCTTGCCCACACTCGTTGCATGCAAACTCGTATCTCTTGTGATCGAGTTCTTCCTCCATTGTATTTACGCAGACACTTCTATTAATAAAATGTTTATGGTGATGTGTTCTAGGACTTGGTGGCTGCCATGCGATTGCCAGATGTCCAACCTATGCCAAAGGGAGTTTGTGAATCAATCTTTTTACTAGTGCTTTCCTATGTATAATTACACCACTTTCTTTTTTATTGGCGGTATCGTCTCTGGTTTTAGCCGTGCCAGAGCAAGAATTTCATCAAGAAATGAACAAGATAAACAATTGGCTGGTGGAATTGAGATCCTTGGGCGTTGACGCCAAGAGCAGAAATGATTTGAATAATGAGAAAGAGCTTCAAGATGCAACAGATAACATTAAACGATCACTGTATGAAGAATACAAAAAAGCCTACGCATAGACGTAGGCAACATTTTTCTTTTGTTTGTATAGCTTATGTGTGTTCGGCGCAACTGAAAGTTTTACTACCATTGCCTAGTTAGAGCAGCCGATAACGCAGCAAAAGCTCGCCAGTCTTTTTCCTCTCTACCTTGACCAGCTTGAGCCGTATTCCCTGCGCGATTTCATCAAAGCCGTCACCTTCAACAAGCGTTGTTGCCAGCCTACCGCCAGCTATTCGTGGAGCAATTGTCACGGTCAACTCATCAACAAGCCCAAGGCGCAAAAGAGACCAGTTGAGCTCGCCGCCGCCCTCAACAAGTATTCTTCTGAGCCCCATCTTTTCCAGCCTGCGAAACAGCTCTTTCAGGTTGACTCCATGAGGCACGGCAGCGCTCTGACCCTTTTTTCCTTCGCTTATGACAAGCACCTTAGCGCCCATGTCCTCTAGCTTGTGTATTTTTTCCTCTGGCGCTTGATCTGTGACTGCCACGATAGTCTTGATCTTGGACGCCGTGCGCATTATTTGTGAATCAATCGGAATTCTTCCCCTGCTGTCAACAATTATTCTGGTTGGATTTTTGCCCTTGACCAGCCTTACTGTGAGCTGGGGATCGTCTGCCAAGATCGTCGAAATACCTACTACTACTGCATCAACGGTAGCACGCAGCTTGTGAACGCGCACAAGATCCTCTTTTGAGGAAATTTTCGAGTCTCCGCTTGCAGTAGCGATCTTGCCATCAACTGTCATTGCGCCGTTCATTATTACCCTCAATTTATTGCCTCCACAAATCGCCCGTCGATCATGACAGCTCTGATTGAGTTCTGGCTCAGCCTGTGAACTACTGCGGCATATGGGTCGTGCATAGGGTACAGATCTACATGCTTTTTGTCAACGAATATCAAGTCTGCAGCGCGGCCAGCCTCTATGCAGCCAGAATTCAGCCGGAGAATTTGCGCGGCGTTTACAGTTGCCATTTTTAACAGCTGGCGCGGCTCTATCATTTCTTCACCTTCAGTTGCCCTTGATGCTTTCCAGATGTAATCCAGCTCCCTCAAGATGTCCGGCGAGTTCAGCATCACGTTGTCTGTGCCAATGGCCACTAGGCAACCGTGCCTGAGCATCAGGGCAACCCTTGGCATGCCTGCACCCAGCACGCCATTTGCCCTTGGGCAGACTACAATTCCTGTTCTGTTTTTTGCAGTAACTGAAATTTCGTCTTCTGTCGCATTCGCCATGTGCACTATAAAGTCTGGTTTCAAGTGATCCATCACCCTAGCGACTTCGCTTCTGCCAGTGTGCGCCTTTGAAAACTCGACCGTTTCTTTTGACTCGGCAGCATGTATAGCGACCAATTTTTCTCCTGCCAATTGTCTATATTGCGAAAGCGCCATGTCGGTGTTTTCATTTGCACCACTAATTCCAAGTCCATCTGCGATCTCTAGCACTTGCTGGGTCTGCCCTATTGCTTCGGGCGGCAGGCCTGCAACATCTTTTGGGTTGCTGTAATAATTTGCTCTGCCAAGCGCCACGCATTTTACTGGCAGATCTGCGATCGCATCTCTCAAGAGCTTTACTCCCCCCGGTCCGTCTTCTCTAAAGTCGGCAAAGGCAATGATGCCTTTTTTCATCATCGATATAGCAGAATTCCGGATGAACGCCTTTAGGTGCTCTGGCTGGCTCTTTTGCAGGATCTTCTTTTTTGCTCCAAACACAGGATGGACACGCGCATTGAGCCGATGGCCGGCAGCAATGTCCTTCCCTATTGAGTCTGCGATATGAGTGTGTGCGTTGATAAATCCTGGTATGACCAGAAACCCGCTGGCGTCCAGCTTCTTCCTGCCAGGGCCTCTGTAGCTGCCTGCAGCAGCGCTCTTGATTCTTCCGTCCTTGATCTCGACGTATCCCTTCTCAACATAATCGAGCTCTTTGCCCAACAACAGGCTGGCGTTGGTTATGACTAGAGACATCGTATTTCATATATTGGTTGGATTTTTCCTTGCTTGCGCAGGTCTCTAATGGTGTCAAGAGCCTTGGTCGCCCCCTCTGCTGCCATTCTGCCTGTTTTACCTATGCCTATTCCGCAGTTGAGCTTGATATCGATTCCTGCTGTTACTTTTTTTATTACAGCGTCTGTCTGCTCTTTTGTCACGCCGTTTGAGATGACCATAAAGTTGTCGCCGCCAAGGAAGAACGTGAGTGCGTTGCGTTTGAGGAACTCTTCAGCAAGCCTGCTGTAGATCTTCATAACCAAGGCAGTTATTTCATATGGCGACAGGCGATCGCCCACCTTTGTCGAGCTATCGACATCGATGTGCATTATCTGCGCCATGTCGGCGTCATCAAGAGCATTGCCAAATATTCTGGCTTCATTATCAAGCATCCTGCCCTCTTTTCTTGCATTGTAGGCGTTCAAGTTCGCTTCAAACGCGGTCTTGCCGGCGCCGATCGCCATGGACATCTTTAGGTCGTTGTACAGCTCTGCCAGCTCGCGCTGTATCTCCTTGTGGTCCAGAGCATCAAGGCCGTTCGTTATTGCAAAATACTCATCGAACCTGTTGAAGAAGACGATGCAGTTCTTTTCTGAAAAGAGCCGCTGCACGTCATGGTAGATTTTTGCCTGTAGCATCTGCAGTTGTGCTTCCCTGTCGCTTCCAAGCGTGACCGTCCAAGGCCCGTATCCTTCGATCCTAATTATTGTCAGCTGTATCATTTATTACCACTGTTCCCTCGCCGACTGCCTTTTGTAGCTTTCTCAGCCGGGCAACCATGTTGACAGCTGCGTTTACAGCTCTCACTGGCACAAGCTCTGCCCGCTCTCTTGCCTGGTCTATCGTCATACCCGGCCCCGTTACTCCAAGCGCCACCGGCTTGCCGTGCTTTAGCGACAGGTCTGCTATCAGCCGCG
Coding sequences within it:
- a CDS encoding GTP cyclohydrolase IIa, giving the protein MIQLTIIRIEGYGPWTVTLGSDREAQLQMLQAKIYHDVQRLFSEKNCIVFFNRFDEYFAITNGLDALDHKEIQRELAELYNDLKMSMAIGAGKTAFEANLNAYNARKEGRMLDNEARIFGNALDDADMAQIMHIDVDSSTKVGDRLSPYEITALVMKIYSRLAEEFLKRNALTFFLGGDNFMVISNGVTKEQTDAVIKKVTAGIDIKLNCGIGIGKTGRMAAEGATKALDTIRDLRKQGKIQPIYEIRCL
- a CDS encoding 2,5-diamino-6-(ribosylamino)-4(3H)-pyrimidinone 5'-phosphate reductase gives rise to the protein MRVIMNGAMTVDGKIATASGDSKISSKEDLVRVHKLRATVDAVVVGISTILADDPQLTVRLVKGKNPTRIIVDSRGRIPIDSQIMRTASKIKTIVAVTDQAPEEKIHKLEDMGAKVLVISEGKKGQSAAVPHGVNLKELFRRLEKMGLRRILVEGGGELNWSLLRLGLVDELTVTIAPRIAGGRLATTLVEGDGFDEIAQGIRLKLVKVERKKTGELLLRYRLL
- a CDS encoding amidohydrolase family protein, with amino-acid sequence MSLVITNASLLLGKELDYVEKGYVEIKDGRIKSAAAGSYRGPGRKKLDASGFLVIPGFINAHTHIADSIGKDIAAGHRLNARVHPVFGAKKKILQKSQPEHLKAFIRNSAISMMKKGIIAFADFREDGPGGVKLLRDAIADLPVKCVALGRANYYSNPKDVAGLPPEAIGQTQQVLEIADGLGISGANENTDMALSQYRQLAGEKLVAIHAAESKETVEFSKAHTGRSEVARVMDHLKPDFIVHMANATEDEISVTAKNRTGIVVCPRANGVLGAGMPRVALMLRHGCLVAIGTDNVMLNSPDILRELDYIWKASRATEGEEMIEPRQLLKMATVNAAQILRLNSGCIEAGRAADLIFVDKKHVDLYPMHDPYAAVVHRLSQNSIRAVMIDGRFVEAIN